A DNA window from Leptotrichia sp. oral taxon 215 str. W9775 contains the following coding sequences:
- a CDS encoding DUF2278 family protein codes for MEKYVLLRGKVTGKWYDFDRKAHYHIIVAVKEDENNIKEYDISINIGSVLENSDEFYSSNLQVYYDNNYTYNNKILKEMLLQKPGVTAGRKNLNLDYLRMELFPHEKMKLMKGLDREEVFLTEILERHVLEALNNDINEIFVFGRLYDNKKGIHDIHMNQASTGRYRSSDAPYSDGGVFFYNSESKTWAAIFIAFTSQNLCAGKNKHD; via the coding sequence ATGGAAAAATATGTACTTCTTAGGGGAAAAGTTACAGGTAAATGGTATGATTTTGACAGAAAGGCTCATTATCATATCATTGTGGCTGTAAAAGAGGATGAAAATAATATAAAGGAATATGACATATCAATAAATATAGGAAGTGTTCTTGAAAATAGCGATGAATTTTATTCTTCAAATTTGCAAGTTTATTACGACAACAATTACACATATAATAACAAAATTCTTAAGGAAATGCTGTTACAGAAGCCAGGAGTAACAGCAGGCAGAAAAAATTTAAATTTGGATTATTTAAGAATGGAATTATTTCCTCATGAAAAAATGAAACTCATGAAGGGACTGGACAGGGAAGAAGTTTTTCTGACAGAAATATTGGAAAGGCATGTACTCGAAGCTCTTAACAACGATATAAATGAAATTTTTGTATTTGGCCGTTTATATGACAATAAAAAAGGAATTCATGATATACATATGAATCAGGCAAGTACAGGAAGATACAGAAGTAGTGACGCTCCCTATTCTGATGGTGGAGTGTTTTTTTATAACAGTGAATCAAAAACATGGGCAGCAATTTTCATAGCTTTTACATCACAAAACCTGTGTGCAGGTAAAAATAAACACGATTAA
- a CDS encoding DUF4240 domain-containing protein, translated as MELAMTRENFWKYIAEAHKKEKDNNGRMNYLVEKLSNKSYEEIFSFGIIVDEIMLESYNQKLWCASYLLNGDTREESFDFFRLWLISQGEKIYNDVMKNPDNLIKYVEEPDEDFISDLYENEDFFFVAVDAFGIKNDMGIFEELFEIYLEEFDSYKEKLNYNDEDYPKLKLTWCEKVPKSMKKICPKLFERFYIGEDEYTGN; from the coding sequence ATGGAGTTGGCAATGACACGGGAAAATTTCTGGAAGTATATTGCAGAAGCTCATAAAAAGGAAAAGGATAATAATGGCAGAATGAACTATCTTGTAGAAAAACTATCAAATAAGTCATATGAAGAAATTTTCAGCTTTGGAATAATAGTGGATGAAATAATGCTGGAAAGTTATAATCAGAAACTCTGGTGTGCCTCATACCTGCTAAATGGAGACACACGTGAAGAAAGCTTTGATTTTTTTAGATTATGGCTGATTTCGCAAGGTGAAAAAATATACAATGATGTTATGAAAAATCCTGACAATCTTATAAAATATGTTGAAGAACCTGATGAGGATTTTATATCAGATTTGTATGAAAATGAGGATTTTTTCTTTGTTGCTGTAGATGCCTTCGGTATAAAAAATGATATGGGAATATTTGAAGAACTGTTTGAAATTTATCTGGAGGAATTTGATTCCTATAAAGAAAAGCTTAACTATAATGATGAAGATTATCCAAAATTAAAACTTACATGGTGTGAAAAAGTGCCAAAATCAATGAAGAAGATATGTCCTAAACTATTTGAAAGGTTTTATATTGGAGAAGATGAATATACTGGAAATTAA
- a CDS encoding folylpolyglutamate synthase/dihydrofolate synthase family protein, with protein sequence MIDNILNELFNLRTGKRRENIDDLKLVYNLLGKPCESVKIIHIAGTNGKGSTATFLENILLEAGYNVGKFTSPHILKYNERILYNRQMIDDEEIVKNYYFLKQVIEEFKRENVDFKDMYLNFFEITTFIALMFFAKKNPDFLVIETGLGGRLDATNILNSDIALITNISFDHTAILGNSLKEISYEKAGIIKNRELCIYADSLPELEKEINKKTENSINVIKKYCDMEVELDKINYKTIIKFQDKKFTLPLFGKFQANNFLLAYETSKFYNIDDETIQKGINKVFWPARFEFFSTEPPVILDAAHNDDSIRKLAENLSEVYKKNEVVIITSLLSTKDFEQVFTKLEKITDKIFITSLKDTVYGLTSAEIREKMISLNIPVDSIIFEDDIMTAYENALNIVKDENSGYKAIVICGSFFEIAKFNKIIAGK encoded by the coding sequence ATGATTGATAATATATTAAATGAACTGTTCAATTTACGTACAGGTAAAAGAAGGGAAAATATAGACGATCTTAAGTTAGTCTATAATTTGCTTGGTAAACCATGCGAGTCTGTAAAAATTATTCACATTGCCGGGACAAATGGAAAGGGATCCACCGCCACATTCCTTGAAAACATTCTTCTGGAAGCGGGATATAATGTAGGAAAGTTTACATCTCCACATATTCTCAAATATAATGAAAGAATACTTTATAACAGACAGATGATAGATGATGAAGAAATTGTAAAAAATTATTATTTTCTAAAACAGGTAATAGAAGAATTTAAAAGAGAAAATGTAGATTTTAAGGATATGTATCTTAACTTTTTTGAAATAACAACATTTATAGCATTAATGTTTTTTGCAAAGAAAAATCCTGATTTTCTCGTTATAGAAACAGGACTTGGAGGGCGGCTTGATGCTACAAATATTCTTAATTCCGATATTGCACTTATTACAAACATCAGTTTTGACCATACGGCAATCCTAGGAAACTCCCTAAAGGAAATTTCCTATGAAAAAGCTGGAATTATTAAGAATAGGGAATTATGCATTTATGCAGACAGTTTACCTGAACTAGAAAAAGAAATTAATAAAAAGACAGAAAATTCTATCAATGTCATAAAGAAATACTGTGATATGGAAGTGGAACTGGATAAAATTAATTATAAAACTATAATAAAATTTCAGGATAAAAAATTTACTCTGCCTTTATTCGGAAAATTTCAGGCAAATAATTTTTTATTAGCTTATGAAACTTCAAAATTTTATAATATTGATGATGAAACTATTCAAAAGGGTATTAATAAAGTTTTCTGGCCTGCACGGTTTGAATTTTTTTCTACTGAACCACCTGTTATACTTGATGCCGCACATAATGATGATTCCATAAGGAAGCTTGCTGAAAATCTGTCTGAAGTCTATAAAAAAAATGAAGTTGTAATTATAACTTCGCTTCTATCGACAAAGGATTTTGAACAGGTATTTACTAAACTCGAAAAAATTACTGACAAGATTTTTATTACCTCTTTAAAGGACACAGTATATGGGTTAACCTCAGCAGAAATCAGGGAAAAAATGATTTCCCTGAATATTCCGGTTGATAGTATTATTTTTGAAGATGATATTATGACTGCATATGAAAATGCCCTAAATATTGTAAAGGATGAAAATTCCGGATATAAAGCAATTGTAATCTGCGGTTCCTTTTTTGAAATAGCAAAATTCAATAAAATAATTGCCGGAAAATAA
- a CDS encoding YfcC family protein, producing the protein MKKKKFEFPSAFTVLVIILILAAALTYLIPSGRFSKLTYSKESNEFIITDENEKVTAQPATQEVLDNLNIHLSINKFTEEVIKKPMAIPGTYKRIPQNPQGIVEIIKSPVAGVADSVDIVIFVLILGGVIGIINKMGAFDAGIAALSKKTKGKEFILVTLIFLLITLGGTTFGMSEETIAFYPILMPIFLASGFDAMTCIAAISLGSTIGTMFSTVNPFSTVIASNAAGISFTEGLTFRIVCLILASIITIVYIYRYTLKVKKDRTKSIVYDQEAEIREKFLGQFEKSLKTEFTMRKKICLTIFGIAFPIMIWGVSTQGWWFGEMSSLFLAVGIIIMFLSGLPEKKSINAFINGAAELIGVALIVGLARAVNIIMDNGFISDTLLYYSSQLVANMSHTAFALFQFGIFSVLGFFIQSSSGLAVLSMPIMAPLADTAGVSREIIINAYNWGQGLMSFITPTGMVLVFLEMAEVTFDKWLKFVLPLFGMIAAFSAIMLVINTMM; encoded by the coding sequence ATGAAAAAGAAAAAATTCGAATTTCCTTCAGCGTTTACGGTGCTGGTCATTATACTGATTTTGGCAGCGGCATTGACTTATCTGATACCATCAGGAAGATTTTCAAAATTGACATACAGCAAGGAAAGTAATGAATTTATTATAACGGATGAAAATGAAAAAGTTACAGCACAGCCTGCAACACAGGAAGTTCTGGATAACTTGAACATTCATCTGTCCATTAATAAATTTACAGAGGAAGTTATAAAGAAACCAATGGCTATTCCAGGAACTTACAAAAGAATTCCACAAAATCCTCAAGGAATAGTTGAAATTATAAAATCTCCTGTTGCCGGAGTGGCAGATTCAGTTGATATTGTAATTTTTGTACTGATTTTAGGAGGAGTAATTGGAATTATAAATAAAATGGGAGCTTTTGATGCGGGAATTGCAGCTCTTTCGAAAAAAACAAAAGGAAAAGAATTTATACTTGTGACTTTAATATTTTTACTAATCACATTAGGAGGAACAACATTCGGAATGTCAGAAGAAACAATAGCATTTTATCCTATTCTAATGCCAATATTTTTAGCGAGTGGATTTGATGCTATGACATGTATTGCAGCAATTTCTTTAGGTTCAACAATAGGAACAATGTTTTCCACAGTTAATCCATTTTCTACAGTTATTGCATCGAATGCGGCAGGAATATCCTTTACAGAAGGACTTACATTCCGTATAGTATGTCTGATTCTTGCATCAATTATAACAATAGTATATATTTACAGATATACACTTAAAGTTAAAAAAGACAGAACAAAATCTATTGTTTATGATCAGGAAGCGGAAATCCGTGAAAAATTTTTAGGACAGTTTGAAAAAAGTCTAAAAACGGAATTTACTATGAGAAAAAAAATATGCCTTACTATATTTGGAATTGCATTTCCAATAATGATTTGGGGAGTTTCAACACAGGGATGGTGGTTTGGCGAAATGTCATCACTTTTCCTTGCGGTGGGAATTATAATAATGTTCTTATCAGGACTTCCTGAAAAAAAATCTATAAATGCCTTTATAAACGGAGCTGCGGAACTTATAGGAGTAGCACTTATAGTTGGACTTGCACGCGCAGTAAATATTATAATGGACAATGGTTTTATATCAGACACATTATTATACTATTCAAGTCAGCTTGTTGCAAACATGAGCCATACGGCATTTGCATTATTCCAGTTTGGTATTTTCTCTGTCTTGGGATTCTTTATTCAGTCTTCTTCAGGACTTGCAGTACTTTCAATGCCAATCATGGCACCACTTGCAGATACAGCCGGAGTTTCAAGGGAAATTATAATTAATGCATATAACTGGGGACAAGGTCTGATGTCCTTTATAACTCCTACAGGAATGGTTCTTGTATTTCTTGAAATGGCAGAAGTTACTTTTGATAAATGGTTGAAATTTGTATTACCGCTCTTTGGAATGATAGCAGCTTTCTCAGCAATAATGCTTGTAATCAATACGATGATGTAG
- the rpsP gene encoding 30S ribosomal protein S16, which produces MVKLRLTRLGRKRVPFYRIAAMEALSRRDGKAIAYLGTYNPLAEDGKQVVLKEEEILRFLSNGAQPTETVKSILTKAGLWDKFQETKKK; this is translated from the coding sequence ATGGTAAAATTAAGATTAACAAGATTAGGAAGAAAAAGAGTTCCTTTCTATAGAATAGCTGCAATGGAAGCTTTATCAAGAAGAGACGGGAAAGCAATAGCTTACCTTGGAACATACAATCCTTTAGCAGAAGATGGAAAACAAGTTGTATTGAAGGAAGAAGAAATTTTAAGATTCCTTTCAAATGGAGCTCAACCGACAGAAACTGTAAAAAGTATCTTAACTAAAGCAGGATTATGGGATAAATTCCAAGAAACTAAAAAGAAATAG
- a CDS encoding APC family permease — protein MQKTKKEHSLKRVLGLPTATFLVVNMIIGSGIFFKTQGVLEITKATPGFALLAWVSAGIINLCGGLTVAELSGAIPETGGMVTWLKRIFGEKVGYLAGWTYAFVFWPAYMSAQANVISLQLSKLFNIDSSYQNIIAISFIIFLFVMNFMGAKAGGIITNILTVAKLMPIIVIVIAAFFFDGGSVSNLTPVLPVGGSAGGNLTIFGAAILSCMFAYDGWQHAGTIAGEMKNPGKDLPKAITVGIIGVCVVYFIINLAYLYVLPAGILMKTSTPAADVASILLGKGIGAKLITVGILISVFGTLNGSVLISTRIPYIMALHNELPYSKKFTKLHPKFKTSFASFVLMFVIGGTMTFLGTFNTLADMAMFSWWIFNLLAFVGVIKFRKDCPDIERPYRVPLYPFVPVVAIIGGIVVLVSALLTQTALALTGLALTGSGMIVYYFVKRNETYE, from the coding sequence ATGCAAAAGACAAAAAAGGAACATTCTTTAAAAAGAGTACTGGGACTACCGACTGCTACATTTCTTGTAGTTAACATGATAATAGGATCGGGAATATTTTTTAAAACACAGGGAGTGCTTGAAATAACTAAGGCGACTCCGGGATTTGCACTGCTGGCATGGGTTTCAGCAGGTATAATTAATTTATGTGGAGGACTTACGGTAGCTGAACTGTCTGGAGCTATTCCGGAAACTGGTGGAATGGTTACGTGGCTAAAAAGAATATTTGGGGAAAAAGTAGGATACCTGGCAGGATGGACTTATGCTTTTGTATTCTGGCCAGCATATATGTCAGCACAGGCAAATGTTATTTCATTACAGTTAAGCAAACTGTTTAACATTGATTCTTCCTATCAGAATATTATTGCAATTTCATTTATAATATTTCTGTTTGTAATGAATTTTATGGGGGCAAAAGCAGGAGGGATAATTACAAATATATTGACGGTGGCAAAGCTGATGCCAATAATTGTTATTGTCATTGCGGCTTTCTTTTTTGACGGAGGTTCTGTATCAAACTTAACTCCAGTTCTTCCAGTTGGCGGAAGTGCCGGAGGAAATCTTACAATATTTGGTGCGGCAATTCTGTCATGTATGTTTGCTTATGACGGATGGCAGCATGCGGGAACAATTGCAGGAGAAATGAAAAATCCGGGAAAAGATCTTCCAAAAGCAATTACAGTTGGAATAATAGGAGTCTGTGTTGTATATTTTATTATTAATCTTGCATATTTATATGTTTTACCTGCGGGAATTCTGATGAAAACTTCTACTCCTGCCGCAGATGTGGCTTCCATACTTCTTGGAAAGGGAATAGGTGCTAAACTTATAACAGTAGGAATATTGATTTCTGTTTTTGGAACATTGAATGGAAGTGTACTTATTTCAACAAGAATACCATATATAATGGCTCTGCACAACGAACTGCCATATAGTAAAAAATTTACTAAACTTCATCCAAAGTTTAAAACATCCTTTGCAAGTTTTGTTTTAATGTTTGTAATAGGAGGAACTATGACTTTTTTAGGAACATTTAATACATTGGCTGATATGGCAATGTTCAGCTGGTGGATTTTCAATCTACTTGCCTTTGTAGGAGTAATTAAATTCCGTAAAGACTGTCCTGACATTGAAAGACCTTATAGAGTGCCATTGTATCCTTTTGTACCGGTAGTGGCTATAATAGGAGGAATAGTTGTTTTAGTAAGCGCCTTGTTGACACAGACTGCGTTAGCATTGACAGGACTGGCTTTGACAGGCTCAGGAATGATAGTGTATTATTTTGTGAAAAGGAATGAGACATATGAATAG
- a CDS encoding DUF488 domain-containing protein: MNRLIWKRIYEKAEDDDGFRVFVDRLWARGIKKENAGISYWAKEITPTKELREDYHKGKISFETFSEKYSDELKKNPYFSQFLQKIKEELEKENVTFVFASKTPELSHIPILRKYIEKKLEEEGYKMECVKK; this comes from the coding sequence ATGAATAGATTAATTTGGAAAAGAATTTATGAAAAAGCTGAAGATGACGATGGATTCAGAGTATTTGTTGACAGACTCTGGGCAAGGGGAATAAAAAAGGAAAATGCCGGAATCAGTTATTGGGCTAAGGAAATTACCCCAACAAAAGAACTTAGGGAAGATTATCATAAAGGGAAAATCAGTTTTGAAACATTTTCTGAAAAATATTCTGATGAGTTGAAGAAAAACCCTTATTTTAGTCAATTTCTTCAAAAAATAAAAGAGGAACTGGAAAAAGAAAATGTTACATTTGTTTTTGCCAGTAAAACTCCTGAACTTAGTCATATTCCAATCTTGAGGAAATATATTGAGAAGAAATTGGAAGAAGAAGGATATAAAATGGAGTGTGTTAAAAAATAA
- a CDS encoding acetylxylan esterase has translation MEKYLNYKGISPFPDDFDEFWNEEIRKADEFFEKELKYEMIKKDFGIPFAECYDLYFNGTGGARIYSKLIIPKEVKDKKIPFVLKFHGYQGQSSDWSRNIGIVASGMGLAMMDVRGQAGKSQDNGIFDGITVRGHIVKGVKEGRDKLFYKDVYLDTYLLSKIIENFEFTDKENIKVYGESQGGALSLVCAALNQNIKDSFIIYPFLSDYKKVVEMHTITEAYVELYRYFKFIDPFHETEEEFFNTLSYIDVKNFAHKIKGKLVFIASLMDDVCPPETQFAVYNNLECEKKLLVMPEYSHEAMNVKVQDKIFNWATGSSIE, from the coding sequence ATGGAAAAATATTTGAATTATAAAGGAATAAGCCCTTTTCCTGATGACTTTGATGAATTCTGGAATGAAGAAATCAGAAAGGCTGATGAGTTTTTTGAAAAGGAATTAAAATATGAAATGATTAAAAAGGATTTTGGTATACCTTTTGCAGAATGTTATGATTTGTATTTTAACGGAACAGGAGGAGCCAGAATTTATTCAAAACTGATAATTCCTAAAGAAGTGAAGGATAAAAAGATTCCGTTTGTATTGAAATTTCATGGATATCAGGGTCAGAGTTCAGACTGGAGCAGAAATATAGGAATTGTTGCTTCGGGAATGGGACTGGCAATGATGGATGTGAGAGGTCAGGCCGGGAAATCGCAGGATAACGGCATTTTTGATGGAATAACAGTTAGGGGTCATATTGTAAAAGGTGTAAAAGAAGGAAGAGATAAACTTTTTTACAAGGATGTTTATCTGGATACGTATCTGTTATCTAAAATTATTGAAAATTTTGAATTTACTGATAAAGAAAATATAAAAGTTTACGGAGAATCCCAGGGAGGAGCACTCTCCCTAGTGTGTGCAGCACTAAATCAAAATATAAAGGACAGCTTTATAATTTATCCTTTTCTGAGTGATTATAAAAAAGTTGTGGAAATGCATACAATTACAGAGGCTTACGTGGAACTTTACAGATATTTTAAATTTATAGACCCATTTCATGAGACGGAGGAAGAGTTTTTCAATACACTTTCATATATTGATGTAAAGAATTTTGCACATAAGATAAAAGGAAAATTAGTGTTTATTGCGAGTCTTATGGATGATGTATGTCCGCCTGAAACTCAGTTTGCAGTGTATAATAATCTTGAATGTGAGAAAAAGCTTCTTGTAATGCCTGAATATTCCCATGAGGCAATGAATGTGAAGGTGCAGGATAAAATATTCAACTGGGCTACAGGAAGCAGTATAGAGTAA
- a CDS encoding carbohydrate ABC transporter permease — MAKTGSVILKKSKGIENPITGYLFILPQLLLFIVFILYPIFEGFKMSLFRSTYAEEIFVGLDNYKELFQDPVFMKSMLNTILFVIGIVFLTIVFGLFVATTVYDKNPRYISFIRGSYYLPVMVSMVVMSMVWNFLLNPANGLITYLFNEIGIKNVSLLGNAKIVMYTIIFVTFVGNVGQSIILYIAAMIGIPSDYFEAAEIDGASRWQRITKILIPLVKPTTLYLTVINIIAVLKIFVVIQLLTGGGPNNASVTMMYYLYQNAFVYNNRGVAAAVGVLMFIFAVLLSIPQFKAFGDKK, encoded by the coding sequence ATGGCGAAAACAGGAAGTGTGATTTTGAAAAAATCAAAAGGTATTGAAAATCCTATAACTGGATATCTATTTATTCTGCCACAGTTACTTTTGTTCATAGTATTTATACTATATCCAATATTTGAAGGATTTAAAATGAGTTTATTCAGATCGACTTATGCAGAAGAAATTTTTGTAGGTCTGGACAACTATAAGGAACTGTTTCAGGATCCTGTTTTTATGAAATCAATGTTAAATACAATTCTATTTGTAATAGGAATTGTTTTTCTGACAATTGTTTTTGGACTGTTTGTTGCAACGACTGTATATGATAAAAATCCAAGATATATTTCATTTATAAGAGGAAGTTACTATTTACCGGTAATGGTTTCAATGGTTGTAATGAGTATGGTATGGAACTTTTTACTTAATCCTGCCAATGGTCTTATAACATATTTATTCAATGAAATAGGAATAAAAAATGTAAGTTTACTAGGAAATGCAAAAATAGTAATGTATACGATTATTTTTGTAACTTTTGTAGGAAATGTCGGACAATCAATAATCCTGTACATTGCGGCAATGATAGGAATTCCTTCTGATTATTTTGAAGCTGCGGAAATAGATGGAGCTTCAAGATGGCAGAGAATAACAAAAATATTAATTCCTCTGGTAAAACCTACAACGCTTTATTTAACAGTTATAAATATAATCGCAGTATTGAAAATATTCGTAGTAATTCAGTTATTAACAGGTGGTGGACCTAATAATGCTTCGGTTACGATGATGTACTATCTGTATCAGAATGCGTTTGTATACAATAATAGAGGAGTTGCGGCAGCTGTAGGAGTGCTAATGTTTATATTTGCTGTATTACTTTCGATACCTCAGTTTAAAGCATTTGGAGATAAAAAATAA
- a CDS encoding carbohydrate ABC transporter permease, which translates to MINLKSRIKRMGAYDVIANVIVFVLAIAALMPLVWLILNSVKTSADIYKMPPDWFPKYIYLGNYKELFHNQPAMRWLFNSFFVSFVTTVLTVIISSLAAYAFAKLKFKGSNFIYYMFIGSLMIPKETFIIPLFKIVTTFNWMNTYQAFIVPNLATCFGVFLLKGFFEQIPDSIRESAKIEGATEWQVFYKIMLPIAKPGIGALFILNFVTVWNDYLWQLLMSVNKQISTLTVGVAGLMQDLNPNFGLKVAGAAVASLPMIIIFILFQQYFTRGISSGAVKE; encoded by the coding sequence ATGATAAATTTAAAATCTAGGATAAAAAGAATGGGAGCATATGACGTAATTGCCAATGTTATAGTTTTTGTACTGGCAATAGCTGCCTTGATGCCGTTAGTATGGTTGATACTAAATTCTGTAAAAACATCTGCAGATATTTATAAAATGCCTCCAGACTGGTTTCCTAAGTATATCTATCTAGGAAATTATAAGGAACTGTTTCATAATCAGCCTGCAATGAGATGGCTTTTCAACAGTTTTTTTGTATCATTTGTAACAACGGTGCTGACAGTTATTATTTCATCACTGGCGGCCTATGCTTTTGCAAAACTTAAATTTAAAGGAAGTAATTTCATATATTATATGTTTATAGGGTCTCTTATGATACCGAAGGAAACATTTATAATTCCTCTATTTAAAATAGTTACTACATTTAATTGGATGAATACTTACCAGGCATTCATAGTACCAAATCTGGCGACATGTTTTGGAGTATTCCTGCTTAAAGGATTTTTTGAACAGATTCCTGACTCAATAAGGGAATCAGCTAAAATAGAGGGAGCAACAGAATGGCAAGTATTCTATAAAATAATGCTTCCAATAGCAAAACCGGGAATAGGTGCACTGTTTATTCTAAACTTTGTAACTGTGTGGAATGATTATCTATGGCAGTTACTGATGTCAGTAAACAAACAGATAAGCACACTGACAGTTGGAGTGGCAGGACTTATGCAGGATTTAAATCCTAACTTTGGATTGAAGGTTGCAGGAGCGGCAGTTGCTTCGCTTCCTATGATAATAATATTTATTCTGTTCCAGCAATATTTCACAAGAGGAATATCTTCAGGAGCAGTTAAGGAATAA